From one Coffea eugenioides isolate CCC68of chromosome 11, Ceug_1.0, whole genome shotgun sequence genomic stretch:
- the LOC113751402 gene encoding cytosolic sulfotransferase 12-like: MAIPSLNSSSCIAGGDAPKLFNEEKEDDSDQILQRYLHMVSVLPRERGWLSEHIHWYQGFWYSTGVLKGLLILQKHFRAQPSDILLATYPKSGTTWLKALLFTITNRTCISHPDQNPLLTANPHELVPMLESYAAANPVNPKPPNSLIEEN; the protein is encoded by the coding sequence ATGGCAATCCCTTCATTAAACTCATCTTCCTGCATTGCAGGTGGTGATGCACCAAAATTGtttaatgaagaaaaagaagatgacAGTGACCAAATCCTCCAAAGGTATTTGCATATGGTCTCTGTGCTTCCTAGGGAAAGAGGTTGGTTAAGTGAGCACATTCACTGGTACCAAGGTTTTTGGTATTCCACAGGAGTTCTCAAGGGACTCCTAATTCTCCAGAAACATTTTCGGGCACAACCAAGTGACATTCTCCTGGCCACATATCCAAAATCGGGAACAACCTGGTTAAAGGCACTTCTCTTCACCATAACAAATCGTACATGTATCAGTCATCCCGATCAAAATCCTTTGCTAACGGCAAACCCTCATGAATTGGTTCCCATGCTGGAATCATATGCCGCAGCGAATCCTGTCAACCCAAAGCCACCCAATTCTCTCATTGAAGAAAATTAA